One part of the Rutidosis leptorrhynchoides isolate AG116_Rl617_1_P2 chromosome 1, CSIRO_AGI_Rlap_v1, whole genome shotgun sequence genome encodes these proteins:
- the LOC139891658 gene encoding calcium-dependent protein kinase 9-like, whose product MGMCSSTSKSGGTYPNAHRSRSGEPNIVNGKPPPPATQIPARKQPPPASPKIVNNTILGKSFEDVKQYYTMGKELGRGQFGVTYLCTQKSTGQKYACKSISKKKLVTKSDKDDMRKEIQIMQDLSGQANIVEFKGAYEDKQSVHMVMEVCEGGELFDRIIAKGHYSERAAASICRSIVNVVHVCHFMGVMHRDLKPENFLLSDKSENALLKATDFGLSVYIQEGKSYRDVVGSAYYVAPEVLKRKYGKEIDIWSAGVILYILLSGVPPFWAETEKGIFDAVLEGYIDFESDPWPSISRSAKDLVRKMLTQDPKRRITSAQVLGHPWIREGGEASDKPIDSAVLSRMKQFRAMNKLKKLALKVIAENLSTEEIQGLKSMFKNIDTDNSGTITYEELKTGLARLGSKLTESEVKQLMEAADVDGNGSIDYIEFITATMHRHKLEREEHLYKAFQHFDTDNSGFITRDELQTAMKDYNMGDEDTIRDIIAEVDTDNDGKINYEEFSTMMRSGTQPGKLF is encoded by the exons ATGGGTATGTGTAGTAGTACAAGCAAGAGTGGAGGTACATATCCTAATGCACATAGATCAAGATCGGGTGAACCCAATATAGTTAACGGAAAACCCCCACCTCCGGCCACCCAAATTCCAGCGAGAAAGCAGCCACCACCGGCCAGTCCCAAAATTGTCAACAACACAATTCTTGGAAAATCATTTGAGGATGTTAAACAATACTACACAATGGGGAAAGAATTGGGTAGGGGTCAATTTGGTGTTACATATCTTTGTACACAAAAGTCAACTGGTCAAAAGTATGCTTGTAAGTCAATATCAAAAAAGAAACTTGTTACCAAGAGTGATAAGGATGATATGAGGAAAGAAATTCAAATTATGCAAGATTTGAGTGGGCAGGCCAATATTGTTGAGTTTAAAGGTGCTTATGAAGATAAGCAATCTGTTCATATGGTTATGGAGGTTTGTGAAGGAGGAGAGCTTTTTGATCGGATCATTGCAAAGGGTCATTATAGTGAACGCGCTGCAGCATCAATTTGCAGGTCGATTGTTAATGTGGTTCATGTTTGTCACTTTATGGGTGTGATGCATCGTGATTTGAAGCCGGAAAATTTCTTGCTTTCGGATAAAAGCGAGAATGCACTTCTGAAAGCTACAGATTTTGGGTTATCGGTCTATATTCAAGAAG GAAAATCATACCGTGATGTTGTTGGTAGTGCGTATTACGTTGCACCAGAAGTATTGAAGCGAAAATATGGGAAGGAAATAGACATATGGAGCGCAGGGGTAATTCTGTACATCTTGCTTAGTGGAGTTCCTCCCTTTTGGGCAG AGACAGAGAAAGGAATATTTGATGCTGTATTAGAAGGATATATCGATTTCGAAAGCGATCCTTGGCCATCAATCTCAAGAAGTGCCAAAGATCTTGTTCGAAAGATGCTGACACAAGACCCAAAGAGGCGTATAACTTCCGCTCAAGTTCTAG GACATCCATGGATAAGAGAAGGTGGTGAAGCATCAGACAAGCCAATTGACAGTGCTGTTCTTTCTAGGATGAAACAATTTCGAGCTATGAACAAGCTCAAGAAACTTGCTCTCAAG GTAATTGCGGAAAATCTGTCGACTGAGGAAATTCAAGGACTGAAATCAATGTTTAAAAACATAGACACGGATAATAGTGGGACGATCACATATGAAGAACTTAAAACTGGATTGGCTCGACTCGGGTCAAAGCTGACAGAGAGCGAAGTGAAGCAACTCATGGAAGCC GCTGATGTTGATGGAAATGGGTCAATTGATTACATCGAGTTCATCACAGCAACAATGCATAGACACAAATTAGAAAGGGAAGAACACTTGTACAAAGCATTTCAACATTTTGATACTGATAATAGTGG GTTCATTACAAGAGATGAACTACAAACAGCAATGAAGGACTATAATATGGGTGATGAAGACACCATTAGAGACATTATAGCAGAAGTGGATACCGATAAT GATGGGAAAATAAATTATGAAGAGTTCAGCACAATGATGAGAAGTGGAACCCAACCGGGCAAGCTGTTCTAG
- the LOC139885949 gene encoding protein translation factor SUI1 homolog 2-like, producing the protein MVETEVQIPYAFDPFNDIKRDLIGGVGGTEYVHIRVQQRNGRKSLTTIQGLRKELSYEKILKDLRKDFCCNGTIVEDKELGKVIQLQGDQRKNVSTFLVRVGVVKKDQIKIHGF; encoded by the coding sequence ATGGTTGAGACAGAAGTTCAGATTCCATATGCTTTTGATCCATTTAACGACATCAAGCGAGATTTGATTGGGGGTGTTGGAGGGACAGAATACGTGCATATACGTGTACAACAAAGGAACGGGAGAAAAAGTTTGACGACGATTCAAGGGTTGAGGAAAGAACTCAGTTATGAAAAAATTCTTAAAGATTTGAGGAAAGATTTTTGTTGCAATGGGACCATTGTAGAAGATAAGGAATTGGGTAAGGTCATTCAACTTCAAGGCGATCAGCGCAAGAACGTATCCACATTCCTTGTTCGTGTTGGGGTGGTGAAAAAGGACCAAATCAAGATTCATGGTTTTTAA
- the LOC139851355 gene encoding uncharacterized protein, translating to MAGTLELDQTPSRRVNGELQDLISRLNGYSKQDIRADSWHWKLSSNGLFTTKNLTRLIDDAILQDGKTRHQTLRNNLVPLKVEVFMWRVLNRRIPARTELDKRGIDLDSVYKWWNLGGVSNLSLNEAFQGKCNHALSLSGSLIWQALEWTCRYLIWRNQNHKVFSSKCWNGSTTLMEIQLKSFEWIASRYKKEKIEWLEWLSNPIKYCI from the exons ATGGCAGGCACGCTGGAACTGGACCAGACCCCCTCGAGACGTGTTAATGGTGAACTACAGGATCTTATTTCGCGTTTAAATGGGTATTCGAAGCAGGATATTCGGGCAGATTCGTGGCATTGGAAGCTCAGCTCAAACGGGTTGTTTACTACAAAAAATCTAACGAGACTTATCGATGATGCTATTCTTCAAGACGGTAAAACTCGACACCAAACATTGAGAAATAATCTTGTTCCTTTGAAAGTTGAAGTCTTCATGTGGAGGGTGTTAAATAGGCGGATCCCGGCCCGTACCGAACTTGATAAAAGAGGTATAGACCTCGACTCC GTTTACAAGTGGTGGAATCTTGGTGGTGTTTCTAACCTAAGTTTAAATGAGGCATTCCAAGGTAAATGTAATCACGCTCTTTCCTTGTCGGGTTCTCTTATTTGGCAAGCGTTGGAGTGGACTTGCAGGTATCTTATTTGGCGTAACCAGAACCATAAAGTCTTTTCAAGCAAATGTTGGAACGGATccacgacacttatggaaattcaaTTGAAATCGTTTGAATGGATTGCTTCGCGTTACAAAAAGGAGAAGATCGAGTGGCTAGAATGGTTGTCTAATCCGATTAAGTATTGTATTTAG